The following nucleotide sequence is from Coffea eugenioides isolate CCC68of chromosome 10, Ceug_1.0, whole genome shotgun sequence.
TCTACCATCACTATACTAAATGAAGCGTCAGCTGCAATTCATCCTTTTCTTTGGTGGTAGATATTGCATCAGAAAACCGCAAAACTACCAGCCATTGAGTGCAGATTGTGCTAAAAACCATCATATACACTTCTAAATACTCGAAAACACAAGAACTGTTCCAATgtggtctctctctctctctctcgaaaATCCGTCATTCCAAGATGCTCTCTTGGGTACATAACTATGACTTGTTTGAAACCATCTCCTCCAATTGCATGCATGAATACATTAAATATAAATACTAGATACAAGATAGTACTCAGTTTCCCAGTTCAGTGTTCAAGCTACCTACTTTTGCCTCTCGGATCCTTTCTTGATACCTGTTACTTGAATTTCAAAACCATCAAACACAAATTGGTAATTTCATTTGATGACATGCATCTCCAGAGACCTTTATGAAGTTCAATTGCAGTCAATTGTCATTCTGATTCAAGCAGCAGACTTACAATTGCAGAAAGTATGAAATCACTAGATCCCCACAAATTCAAAACTCAACTGTTTCTCCAAAATCAgttagaaaaaaatgaaattaaatggAATTAAAACTTATAACACACTAATATCAAGATGCTTACTAGGATGAGGAACTTTTGATAAAACTCCAAGAAACATAAGCGTATCCCCTCCATGAAGAATATCGCCCCTTGATCTGATACTGCGAATAGTATGGCTAAACTCTATTTCTGTTCGATCTTTCGTGGCATCATATGCTACAACAACTCTTGCAGGCATTAAGGGATGATCCTTAATGGACTCCATAGTCAAAGTTGAAGAAGTTGATGACATTTCTCACCCAAGAATTGCTCCGTCTTCTTCTTGTATAGTGCTACTTCGCTCATCAATAATACTAGAAAGCTTCTATACATGCTACATATAATGGAATCGTGCAATTGCATGGCCAAAAATGGGATTGAGAGTGAGCGTTTAGCCAATGGTATGCTAGACTAATTACTTTTAAATTCATCTTTTTAATGGGTTCTTCAAGAACTTTGGCTGAATCAATATGTATTTTTGTTCGAAGTTGGTTTGATCATTGTTAAACAGGAGATATGCTGGAGGATATTCGAATGCCTGTGGCGGGAAGCGGTTGCCGTCCACGAATGGATTTAGAATTCGATTGGGGAATAGCACTTGAAGACAAGAACAAAATCCCGTGTTGACAACTGCCTCCTCTGAAACTCCGACAAGAGGCAAGAAAATGGGATACGGGGCAGGACGTCATAAGAAGGACCGTCCTGGACAGTTCACGGCCAAGgtttggcaaaaaaaaattatacgaTCCAAATTTCATCTTATATCTCAATTTTAATAACACGTGTGAGACctacaaaattttgttttaaagtcaCACGTGATTGAAAGTAAGTTACACCATGTGTAAACAAAATTATACAATATGCAAAATGCACATAACTGCCAGGAACGGTTGCACTtgcaaccgtccctgccccTTGTCCAAGAACTCCAACCACAGGGGAGAAAAAAGGATTTTGTCTTGGTgataaaagaaaagtaaatcttatatagaTTCACAGCATATTATATATTATCATCGTTGGATACATAATGAAcgtgtaaaagttgaatttcaaattcaaattttacataattatcattcattcaataccaTGATAATATATGTTGACAGTTTATACAGTTTCAGTATatgaaagattaatccataaaattttATGTTTGGATCCtttagtttttcaaaaactaatttttcaaatactataaaatttttttaaaaagtaatctaaattttttttaatgtttaaaaaaatttcaaaatatattttaaaaactctactattctttaatatttcaaaatattttctaaaaatatcccaaaatatactctaaaaactctgctacagtaaattttttcaaaaataccccaaaaaatagctaatcTATTCGGATAATTGCTTCTCCATATGCactattttctattttcatgtACAAGAGTTAAGTTTACTGTACATGGTTACAGACATGTAAATTACAGCTTCAGAGTTCGTTTCCGACATCCCAAAGCCACAATAACATTTGCAGAAAAAGAGGCAGAATAGTCTTCTATAAGGGCACATCAGAAGGGTAGTCCTGTGGGTGTTTCTTGATAGTTTCTCCAAGTGATCTCTCTTGCTCTACAAGATTAGGAGGATTTTCCTCATACACATCCGTAAAAAGGTTTGCAATTGGAGGCTTCTCCTTGCGAGCTGCCAGTTGAATTGCTTCCATAAGCTGCAACAGAAGGTCGAGCAACAAAACTTTTTCATCTGAATGGCTATTGCAGTAGCATATTAACTGAAGAGCTATAAAAGAAACATGTGCAATTTTACTCAACCTGCTTCCTGATGTTGCTGCGAAATTCAGATTCATCTTCATCAGTCCACCAGCCATTTCCCTGTACCCATTTCCTAAATCTGGATACAGGGTTCTGAGCTGTTTTCCAGTGTTCAATTTCATCCACTGCTCGATATTTGGTAGAATCATCGGATGTAGAGTGATGCCCAACCCGATATGTAAGAGCCTGCAGGTTGAATAACCATCCAGATAAATCACATGTCAATGGTATGGATATATTAATCTTTTAGTTACTTTCCAGGGACTAACAGATTGGCCAAGACATTAATCAACCAGACGTATGTCTTCACCTCGATCAAAATTGGTCTCTGTTCATTAATGGCCGTTTGACGTGCTGTACGTACTGAATTATAGACAGCTAGAGCATCATTTCCATCTACACGAATACTTCTGATGCCATAAGCTTGACCCCGGACAACTACACCATCACCTGCCAGTTATAATATGAAACGGAAGTAAAATTCTAAATGTCGATGTTCAACAAAAGTAAGAACGTGTGCAAAATTCATGAAACCTCATAGCATGCCTTCTCATATTCATTTTCAATGTCGATTACCATTGACAACATAGTACTCTGgaaaccaaaattttgaaaGCCACTTTAATGCTAAAAGTACAAAAGGAGGTCAAATAATGGATGAGAATTACTTCGGAACTGTTCTGTTATAGGAGTGCTAATTGCCCACCCATTGTTGCGGCAGATAAAAATCACAGGAACTTCCGTAACTGCTGCAAAGTTCAAAGCAGCATGGAAATCCCCCTGCCAAAAAATCGAACAATCAGACCTCTAAACAAGTTGCCTTTGCACAAAGAAAGAACAGGGGAAACTAACAGAAAAATGGAGATTCTTAAAGTGAATGCTTTCAAGGAAGTGATGTGAAAATAGTGTCTCTTAGAAGATGGACAGCTCTCTATGATTACCTCACTGGTGCCACCATCCCCCATATAAGTGACAACACAAGCATCctttttatccatttttaaAGAATAAGCCACACCAGCTGCCTGAGGAAGCTGCGTACTGAGGAAGAGGAAATGACAGAGATCCTCTGAGATGATGTTCTTGAATTGGTTATTGTACAAGGCATGTAAGGTTTGTGCATCGAATTTAGTACTTACGCAATGGGTGATGAGACAGTGAAATAATTGTGTTTTTGAGATCCGTAATGTATTGGCATTTGTCTGCCTTTTCCATAATCAGCCTTATTCCCAAAACATTGGTTGGCAAATTCTTGTAAGGTGAATCCACGCCATAAAAGTACTCCAGGTTCCCGGTACTGCAATAGATGAGATATTTACATTTTAGTCATTCTACTGGAAAGTCGCTTTAGTCCAAACCTATTTTAGCAATACAAGAGTAAAAGTTAGCCAGTTGGTTGTAAAATGGCCAGTTGCTGAGAAGTGTGCCACACGAAGTATCAACCTAAGGAAAATATTGTCAATAGCATGGAACTCCTCCTCCCTTTCGAAGAATCTTGCCAGGGTTCTTTCATCATTATACGGCCAAACAAGCCAACATTAGTGCAGCAAGCTTGAGAATATTTGTTCTAGCAGAAACTGAAAACTGACCTAAAAAATCAAAAACAGCTTGACAGCATCCTGGAGATCATTTACAAAAACATTTCTCATATTAAACACTGCTGCTCTGGTCAGTTTCACAAGCCGGACATATCAGTTCAGGTATGACTCAAACTTTTACCGTTCACTCTTTTGGTTTCTTCATGATCCATTACCCCTTTTCTTCCCCACCTCACCACCCTTCCCATAAAGATTATAAATCGTATGCATCTCTAAGCTACTGTATAAATCTTTCCAAAATATCTTGGTTGGCTTGTAGCTTATTGCTTACCTGGGGTAATACAACATCATCAGGGCTAAGTGCAGCTGCTGATGCTAAGTTAATGGCCTCTTCTCCAGTCGAGGTCAGATAGAAGGATATTCTTCCCTGCCTCTGCGTCTCGTATAATATTGTGTCCATTATTTGAAGGGTAACCATTCCACTATACATTCTAACTGCAACTTCTTTGTTCACCTGGTGTATGTTATCTCAGGAATTAGATTGAAAACATCAACTTAAGTATATTGAGTCTCGATCTCTAGACCAAAATAAAACCTCACATCAATACTAGTTTCCTTTTGTAATGATACTGAAAATTTTACCTTTCAAGAATTGAATCAGAGGCAATATAAGTAGAGAATTCTGTAACATTTAGAGTTTAGACTTGGCAGAATAAATACACAATTCAAACAAGGATTCTAAATCCAAATAAAACAATTACCTGCTCAAATATGCTGCCTGCAATGGGGTAGCCATTGTCATCAAGGACGCGAAAACATGGTATCCTCTTGCCAGATGACTCAGAGGTGAAATTCATCCGGGAAGTGAATGCAACCCTTCCTCCAGGAAAATCTACAGCCTATTTTATCCAGAGTAATGAGCTGAAAAAAATTATACTTGGACCATAACCAAGGCTTGTCTCAAATATGTTATTATCGTATTCAAAATTTATTACAGTTCTTGTGGGTTCCTTAAATCACGAGACAGCAATAATCCTTTTATTTCTCAAATTATGCATATTTCTGGAGTCCAGAAGTGTAAAAATGATGATGAGATAAATTAGTGTCATCATCAGCTAAGTTCTAATAAC
It contains:
- the LOC113749721 gene encoding 2-oxoisovalerate dehydrogenase subunit alpha 1, mitochondrial-like, coding for MAFWLSKSRSISSLLGKRIGLLTILHERNKGSFLHSRRDGVFRYKNSPEFSTKSATFSATGQRFKSSKTGEQVELPSSDEDDDENQAVDFPGGRVAFTSRMNFTSESSGKRIPCFRVLDDNGYPIAGSIFEQVNKEVAVRMYSGMVTLQIMDTILYETQRQGRISFYLTSTGEEAINLASAAALSPDDVVLPQYREPGVLLWRGFTLQEFANQCFGNKADYGKGRQMPIHYGSQKHNYFTVSSPIATQLPQAAGVAYSLKMDKKDACVVTYMGDGGTSEGDFHAALNFAAVTEVPVIFICRNNGWAISTPITEQFRSDGVVVRGQAYGIRSIRVDGNDALAVYNSVRTARQTAINEQRPILIEALTYRVGHHSTSDDSTKYRAVDEIEHWKTAQNPVSRFRKWVQGNGWWTDEDESEFRSNIRKQLMEAIQLAARKEKPPIANLFTDVYEENPPNLVEQERSLGETIKKHPQDYPSDVPL